One part of the Leclercia sp. LSNIH1 genome encodes these proteins:
- the glnL gene encoding nitrogen regulation protein NR(II) — MATGTLPDAGQILNSLINSILLVDDDLAVHYANPAAQQLLAQSSRKLFGAPLPELLSYFSLNIGLMQESLQAGQGFTDNEVTLVIDGRSHILSLTAQRLPEGLILLEMAPMDNQRRLSQEQLQHAQQIAARDLVRGLAHEIKNPLGGLRGAAQLLTKALPDPALAEYTNVIIEQADRLRNLVDRLLGPQQPGMHVTESIHKVAERVVKLVSMELPDNVRLIRDYDPSLPELPHDPDQIEQVLLNIVRNALQALGAEGGEIILRTRTAFQLTLHGTRYRLAARIDVEDNGPGIPSHLQDTLFYPMVSGREGGTGLGLSIARNLIDQHSGKIEFTSWPGHTEFSVYLPIRK, encoded by the coding sequence ATGGCAACTGGCACGCTGCCCGATGCTGGGCAGATCCTCAATTCTCTTATCAACAGCATTTTACTGGTCGATGACGATCTGGCGGTGCATTACGCCAATCCCGCGGCCCAGCAGTTACTGGCGCAAAGTTCACGCAAACTGTTTGGCGCGCCGCTGCCCGAGCTGTTGAGTTATTTTTCCCTGAATATCGGCCTGATGCAGGAGAGTCTGCAGGCGGGGCAAGGTTTTACCGATAACGAAGTGACGCTGGTGATCGACGGACGCTCGCATATTCTGTCGCTGACCGCGCAGCGGCTGCCGGAAGGGCTCATTCTGCTGGAGATGGCGCCGATGGATAACCAGCGTCGCCTGAGTCAGGAGCAGCTCCAGCATGCTCAGCAGATTGCCGCCCGCGATCTGGTGCGCGGCCTCGCCCATGAGATCAAAAATCCGCTCGGCGGCCTGCGCGGCGCGGCGCAGCTGCTCACCAAAGCCCTGCCCGACCCGGCGCTGGCGGAATACACCAACGTCATCATTGAACAGGCCGACCGCCTGCGGAACCTGGTGGATCGCCTGCTGGGACCGCAGCAACCCGGGATGCATGTCACCGAAAGCATTCACAAAGTGGCGGAGCGCGTCGTCAAGCTGGTGTCGATGGAACTGCCGGATAACGTCAGGTTAATTCGGGATTACGATCCCAGCCTGCCGGAACTGCCGCACGATCCCGACCAGATTGAACAAGTTTTACTGAATATCGTGCGCAACGCCCTGCAGGCATTAGGGGCGGAAGGCGGAGAGATTATTCTGCGTACCCGCACCGCCTTTCAGCTCACCCTGCACGGCACACGCTACCGTCTGGCGGCCCGCATTGATGTGGAAGATAACGGCCCGGGCATTCCTTCCCATTTACAGGACACGCTGTTTTACCCGATGGTCAGCGGCCGTGAAGGCGGGACCGGGCTTGGCTTATCGATTGCCCGTAATTTGATAGATCAGCATTCCGGCAAAATTGAATTTACCAGTTGGCCGGGTCATACCGAGTTTTCGGTTTACCTGCCAATCAGGAAATAG
- the hemN gene encoding oxygen-independent coproporphyrinogen III oxidase produces the protein MSVATIDWDLALIQKYNYSGPRYTSYPTALEFSDAFGQTQFQQAVARYPDRPLSLYVHIPFCHKLCYFCGCNKIVTRQQHKADHYLDALEQEILHRAPQFAGRHVSQLHWGGGTPTYLNKAQISRLMTLLRNNFRFNGDAEISIEVDPREIELDVLDHLRAEGFNRLSMGVQDFNKEVQRLVNREQDEEFIFALLNHAREIGFTSTNIDLIYGLPKQTPESFAYTLKRVAELNPDRLSVFNYAHLPTLFAAQRKIKDADLPSAQQKLDILQETITSLTQTGYQFIGMDHFARPDDELAIAQREGVLHRNFQGYTTQGDTDLLGMGVSAISMIGDCYAQNQKELKLYYQQVDETGNALWRGIALTRDDCIRRDVIKALICNFRLDFRTVEAQWDLVFKDYFAEDIKLLAPLAKDGLVEVTENAIEVTPKGRLLIRNICMCFDAYLRQKARMQQFSRVI, from the coding sequence ATGTCTGTAGCAACCATCGACTGGGATCTGGCCCTGATCCAGAAATATAACTATTCCGGGCCGCGTTATACCTCGTATCCCACTGCGCTGGAGTTTTCCGACGCGTTCGGTCAAACCCAGTTTCAGCAGGCGGTAGCGCGTTATCCTGACCGCCCGCTCTCTCTGTATGTTCATATCCCGTTCTGCCACAAGCTCTGCTATTTCTGTGGCTGCAACAAAATTGTGACCCGCCAGCAGCACAAGGCGGATCACTATCTGGATGCGCTTGAGCAGGAGATCCTGCACCGCGCGCCGCAGTTCGCCGGTCGTCACGTCAGCCAGCTCCACTGGGGCGGCGGTACGCCGACCTACCTGAATAAAGCGCAGATCAGCCGTCTGATGACCCTGCTGCGGAATAACTTCCGCTTCAATGGCGATGCTGAAATCTCTATCGAAGTAGACCCGCGGGAAATCGAGCTGGATGTGCTCGATCATCTGCGTGCCGAAGGGTTTAACCGGCTGAGTATGGGCGTGCAGGACTTTAATAAAGAGGTCCAGCGGCTGGTTAACCGTGAGCAGGATGAAGAGTTCATCTTCGCTCTGTTAAATCATGCCCGGGAGATTGGCTTCACCTCCACCAATATCGATCTGATTTATGGCCTGCCGAAGCAGACGCCAGAAAGTTTCGCCTACACGTTGAAGCGCGTGGCGGAACTCAACCCGGACCGCCTGAGCGTCTTCAACTATGCGCATCTGCCGACGCTGTTTGCTGCCCAACGCAAAATCAAAGATGCCGATCTGCCATCCGCGCAGCAAAAACTGGATATCCTGCAGGAAACCATCACATCGTTAACCCAGACCGGCTACCAGTTCATCGGCATGGATCACTTTGCCCGACCGGATGACGAGCTGGCGATTGCCCAGCGAGAAGGCGTTCTGCATCGTAACTTCCAGGGTTACACCACCCAGGGCGATACGGACCTGCTGGGGATGGGCGTGTCGGCCATCAGCATGATTGGCGACTGTTATGCGCAAAACCAGAAAGAGCTGAAGCTCTACTATCAGCAGGTGGATGAGACCGGCAACGCACTGTGGCGCGGCATCGCGTTAACCCGCGACGACTGTATTCGCCGGGACGTGATCAAGGCGCTAATCTGTAACTTCCGTCTCGACTTCCGCACGGTGGAAGCGCAGTGGGATCTCGTTTTTAAAGATTACTTTGCGGAAGATATAAAGCTGCTGGCGCCGCTGGCGAAAGATGGGCTGGTGGAGGTGACGGAGAATGCGATTGAAGTTACGCCGAAAGGGCGTTTGTTGATTCGTAATATCTGTATGTGCTTCGATGCCTATCTGCGGCAGAAAGCCCGTATGCAGCAGTTCTCGCGGGTGATTTAA
- the glnA gene encoding glutamate--ammonia ligase has product MSAEHVLTMLNEHEVKFVDLRFTDTKGKEQHVTIPAHQVNAEFFEEGKMFDGSSIGGWKGINESDMVLMPDASTALIDPFFEESTLIIRCDILEPGTLQGYDRDPRSIAKRAEEYLRSTGIADTVLFGPEPEFFLFDDIRFGATTSGSHVAIDDIEGAWNSSTKYEGGNKGHRPAVKGGYFPVPPVDSSQDIRSTMCLIMEEMGLVVEAHHHEVATAGQNEIATRFNTMTKKADEIQIYKYVVHNVAHRFGKTATFMPKPMFGDNGSGMHCHMSLSKNGTNLFAGDKYAGLSEQALHYIGGVIKHAKAINALANPTTNSYKRLVPGYEAPVMLAYSARNRSASIRIPVVASPKARRIEVRFPDPAANPYLCFAALLMAGLDGIKNKIHPGEAMDKNLYDLPPEEAKEIPQVAGSLEEALLALDADREFLTAGGVFTDEAIDAYIALRMEENDRVRMTPHPVEFELYYSV; this is encoded by the coding sequence ATGTCCGCTGAACACGTTTTGACGATGCTGAACGAACATGAAGTGAAGTTTGTTGATCTGCGCTTCACCGATACCAAAGGTAAAGAACAGCACGTCACTATTCCTGCTCATCAGGTGAATGCCGAATTCTTTGAAGAAGGCAAAATGTTTGACGGCTCCTCCATTGGTGGCTGGAAAGGTATCAACGAATCCGACATGGTTCTGATGCCTGACGCATCTACTGCCCTCATTGACCCGTTCTTCGAAGAGTCTACCCTGATCATCCGTTGCGATATTCTTGAGCCAGGCACCCTGCAGGGTTACGACCGCGACCCACGCTCTATCGCTAAACGCGCTGAAGAGTATCTGCGCTCCACCGGCATCGCAGACACCGTTCTGTTCGGGCCAGAGCCAGAGTTCTTCCTGTTCGACGACATCCGTTTTGGTGCGACCACTTCCGGTTCCCACGTTGCTATCGATGATATCGAAGGCGCATGGAACTCCTCCACCAAATACGAAGGCGGTAACAAAGGTCACCGTCCAGCCGTTAAAGGCGGTTACTTCCCGGTTCCACCGGTTGACTCTTCCCAGGACATCCGTTCTACCATGTGTCTGATTATGGAAGAGATGGGTCTGGTTGTTGAAGCCCATCACCATGAAGTTGCAACTGCTGGCCAGAACGAAATCGCCACCCGTTTCAACACCATGACCAAGAAAGCGGACGAAATTCAGATCTACAAATACGTTGTTCACAACGTTGCGCACCGCTTCGGTAAAACCGCGACCTTCATGCCAAAACCAATGTTTGGCGACAACGGTTCCGGTATGCACTGCCACATGTCCCTGTCCAAGAACGGGACTAACCTGTTCGCTGGCGACAAGTATGCGGGTCTGTCCGAGCAGGCACTGCACTACATTGGTGGGGTTATCAAACACGCTAAAGCGATCAACGCCCTGGCGAACCCAACCACTAACTCCTACAAGCGTCTGGTCCCAGGCTACGAAGCGCCAGTAATGCTGGCCTACTCTGCCCGTAACCGTTCTGCTTCTATCCGTATTCCGGTGGTAGCTTCTCCGAAAGCACGTCGTATCGAAGTGCGCTTCCCGGACCCAGCTGCTAACCCATACCTGTGCTTCGCAGCACTGCTGATGGCGGGTCTGGACGGTATCAAGAACAAGATCCACCCGGGCGAAGCAATGGACAAAAACCTGTACGACCTGCCGCCAGAAGAAGCGAAAGAGATCCCACAGGTTGCCGGTTCTCTTGAAGAAGCCCTGCTGGCGCTGGACGCAGACCGCGAGTTCCTGACTGCGGGCGGCGTGTTCACTGACGAAGCGATCGATGCTTACATCGCACTGCGTATGGAAGAGAACGACCGCGTTCGCATGACGCCGCACCCGGTTGAGTTCGAACTGTACTACAGCGTCTAA
- a CDS encoding YshB family small membrane protein has protein sequence MLESIVNLLSGGLEASAAAGHTPQTAIAAVLCAALVGLFS, from the coding sequence ATGCTGGAATCGATCGTGAATTTGTTGTCTGGCGGCCTTGAAGCCAGCGCAGCAGCGGGACATACACCACAAACGGCCATTGCAGCTGTGCTGTGTGCGGCGCTGGTGGGGTTGTTTAGCTAG
- the typA gene encoding ribosome-dependent GTPase TypA — protein MIENLRNIAIIAHVDHGKTTLVDKLLQQSGTFDARAETQERVMDSNDLEKERGITILAKNTAIKWNDYRINIVDTPGHADFGGEVERVMSMVDSVLLVVDAFDGPMPQTRFVTKKAFAHGLKPIVVINKVDRPGARPDWVVDQVFDLFVNLDATDEQLDFPIVYASALNGIAGLDHEDMAEDMTPLYQAIVDHVPAPNVDLDGTLQMQISQLDYNNYVGVIGIGRIKRGKVKPNQQVTIIDSEGKTRNGKVGKVLTHLGLERIESDIAEAGDIIAITGLGELNISDTICDPQNVEALPALSVDEPTVTMFFNVNTSPFCGKEGKFVTSRQILDRLNKELVHNVALRVEETEDADAFRVSGRGELHLSVLIENMRREGFEMAVSRPKVIFREIDGRKQEPFENVTLDVEEQHQGSVMQALGERKGDLKNMNPDGKGRVRLDYVIPSRGLIGFRSEFMTMTSGTGLLYSTFSHYDDVRPGEVGQRNNGVLISNGQGKAVAFALFSLQDRGKLFLGHGAEVYEGQIIGIHSRSNDLTVNCLTGKKLTNMRASGTDEATVLVPPVKMTLEQALEFIDDDELVEVTPQSIRIRKRHLTENDRKRAMRGSKED, from the coding sequence GTGATCGAAAATCTGCGTAATATCGCCATCATCGCGCACGTTGACCATGGTAAAACTACCCTGGTTGATAAGCTGCTGCAGCAATCCGGTACGTTCGATGCGCGTGCCGAAACTCAAGAACGCGTGATGGACTCCAACGATTTGGAGAAAGAGCGTGGGATTACCATCCTCGCTAAAAACACCGCGATCAAATGGAATGACTACCGTATCAACATCGTTGATACCCCAGGGCACGCCGACTTCGGTGGTGAAGTTGAGCGCGTGATGTCCATGGTGGATTCCGTGCTGCTGGTGGTTGACGCATTTGACGGCCCAATGCCGCAGACGCGCTTCGTAACCAAAAAAGCATTCGCCCATGGCCTGAAGCCAATCGTGGTAATCAACAAAGTTGACCGTCCTGGCGCGCGTCCTGACTGGGTTGTTGATCAGGTCTTCGACCTGTTCGTTAACCTGGATGCGACCGACGAACAGCTGGACTTCCCGATCGTTTATGCGTCTGCGCTGAACGGTATCGCTGGTCTGGACCACGAAGACATGGCTGAAGACATGACCCCGCTGTACCAGGCGATTGTTGACCATGTTCCGGCACCAAACGTCGATCTCGACGGTACCCTGCAGATGCAGATCTCTCAGCTGGACTACAACAACTACGTTGGTGTAATCGGCATTGGTCGTATCAAGCGCGGTAAAGTGAAGCCAAACCAGCAGGTCACTATCATCGATAGCGAAGGTAAAACCCGTAACGGTAAAGTCGGTAAAGTGCTGACTCACCTGGGCCTTGAGCGTATCGAGAGCGACATTGCGGAAGCTGGCGACATCATCGCTATCACCGGTCTGGGCGAGCTGAACATCTCTGACACCATCTGCGACCCGCAGAATGTGGAAGCGCTGCCAGCGCTGTCTGTTGATGAGCCGACCGTAACCATGTTCTTCAACGTCAACACCTCTCCGTTCTGTGGTAAAGAAGGTAAGTTCGTTACCTCTCGTCAGATCCTTGACCGCCTGAACAAAGAGCTGGTGCACAACGTTGCGCTGCGCGTTGAAGAAACCGAAGACGCTGATGCATTCCGCGTTTCTGGTCGTGGTGAGCTGCACCTGTCTGTTCTGATCGAAAACATGCGTCGTGAAGGTTTCGAAATGGCGGTTTCCCGTCCGAAAGTTATCTTCCGTGAAATCGATGGCCGTAAACAAGAGCCATTCGAGAACGTGACGCTGGACGTTGAAGAGCAGCATCAGGGTTCTGTAATGCAGGCTCTGGGTGAGCGTAAAGGCGACCTGAAAAACATGAATCCAGATGGCAAAGGCCGCGTACGTCTCGACTACGTCATCCCAAGCCGTGGCCTGATCGGCTTCCGTTCTGAGTTCATGACCATGACTTCCGGTACCGGTCTGCTGTACTCCACCTTCAGCCACTACGACGACGTCCGTCCGGGCGAAGTGGGCCAGCGTAACAACGGCGTTCTGATCTCCAACGGTCAGGGTAAAGCGGTTGCGTTCGCCCTGTTCAGCCTGCAGGATCGCGGTAAGCTGTTCCTGGGTCACGGTGCAGAAGTTTACGAAGGCCAGATCATCGGTATTCACAGCCGTTCTAACGACCTGACGGTAAACTGCCTGACCGGTAAGAAACTGACCAACATGCGTGCGTCCGGTACTGACGAAGCAACGGTTCTGGTTCCACCGGTTAAGATGACGCTGGAGCAGGCTCTGGAATTCATCGATGACGACGAACTGGTAGAAGTAACACCACAGTCTATCCGTATCCGTAAACGTCACCTGACTGAAAACGATCGTAAACGTGCAATGCGCGGTTCAAAAGAAGATTAA
- the glnG gene encoding nitrogen regulation protein NR(I), with the protein MQRGIVWVVDDDSSIRWVLERALTGAGLSCTAFESGADVLDALTTKTPDVLLSDIRMPGMDGLALLKQIKQRHPMLPVIIMTAHSDLDAAVSAYQQGAFDYLPKPFDIDEAVALVERAISHYQEQQQPRNAPVFGPTTDIIGEAPAMQDVFRIIGRLSRSSISVLINGESGTGKELVAHALHRHSPRVKAPFIALNMAAIPKDLIESELFGHEKGAFTGANTIRQGRFEQADGGTLFLDEIGDMPLDVQTRLLRVLADGQFYRVGGYAPVKVDVRIIAATHQNLELRVQEGKFREDLFHRLNVIRVHLPPLRERREDIPRLARHFLQDAARELGVEAKLLHPETEAALTRLAWPGNVRQLENTCRWLTVMAAGQEVLIQDLPPELFETHVPESSTGQSLPDSWATLLAQWADRALRSGHQDLLSEAQPEMERTLLTTALRHTQGHKQEAARLLGWGRNTLTRKLKELGME; encoded by the coding sequence ATGCAACGAGGGATAGTCTGGGTAGTTGATGACGATAGCTCCATCCGCTGGGTGCTTGAACGGGCGCTTACCGGAGCAGGTTTAAGCTGCACCGCTTTTGAGAGCGGTGCCGATGTGCTTGATGCACTCACCACCAAAACCCCGGATGTGCTGCTGTCCGATATCCGTATGCCGGGAATGGATGGGCTCGCGCTGTTAAAACAGATCAAGCAGCGTCATCCGATGCTTCCGGTCATCATAATGACCGCCCACTCCGATCTGGACGCCGCCGTCAGCGCTTACCAGCAGGGGGCGTTCGATTATCTGCCAAAACCGTTCGATATTGACGAAGCGGTGGCGCTGGTTGAACGCGCCATTAGCCACTATCAGGAACAGCAGCAGCCGCGTAATGCCCCGGTTTTCGGGCCTACCACCGATATCATTGGTGAAGCGCCGGCGATGCAGGATGTGTTTCGCATCATTGGTCGCCTGTCACGCTCCTCCATCAGCGTGCTGATTAACGGCGAGTCAGGCACAGGAAAAGAGCTGGTCGCGCATGCCCTGCATCGCCACAGCCCGCGCGTCAAAGCCCCGTTTATCGCCCTGAATATGGCGGCGATCCCCAAGGATTTGATTGAGTCCGAGCTGTTCGGCCATGAAAAAGGGGCCTTTACCGGCGCTAACACCATCCGTCAGGGTCGCTTTGAGCAGGCCGACGGCGGGACGCTGTTCCTGGATGAGATCGGTGATATGCCTCTCGACGTTCAGACACGTCTGCTGCGCGTGCTGGCGGACGGCCAGTTTTACCGCGTGGGCGGCTACGCCCCGGTCAAAGTGGATGTGCGTATTATCGCCGCCACCCACCAGAACCTGGAGCTGCGCGTCCAGGAGGGCAAATTCCGTGAAGACCTGTTCCACCGCCTGAACGTCATTCGCGTACACCTGCCGCCGCTGCGTGAGCGCCGGGAAGATATCCCGCGCCTGGCGCGTCATTTCCTGCAGGATGCCGCCCGGGAACTGGGCGTGGAAGCCAAGCTGCTGCACCCGGAAACCGAAGCGGCGCTGACGCGTCTGGCCTGGCCGGGTAACGTGCGTCAGCTGGAAAATACCTGCCGCTGGCTGACGGTGATGGCTGCCGGCCAGGAGGTGTTGATTCAGGATCTGCCGCCCGAGCTTTTCGAAACCCACGTTCCGGAAAGCAGCACCGGCCAGAGCCTGCCCGACAGCTGGGCGACACTGCTGGCGCAATGGGCCGATCGCGCGTTGCGCTCCGGTCATCAGGACCTGCTCTCCGAGGCGCAGCCCGAAATGGAGCGCACGCTGCTGACCACCGCGCTGCGCCATACCCAGGGCCACAAGCAGGAGGCGGCACGCCTGCTCGGCTGGGGGCGCAATACCCTGACGCGTAAGTTAAAAGAACTGGGGATGGAGTGA
- the yihI gene encoding Der GTPase-activating protein YihI, protein MKKPTSAAGAKRPAKARRKTREELNQEARDRKREKKHRGHAAGSRASGGTSGASANNKQQKDPRIGSKKPVPLGVTDAPVTRQHKPKSEKPMLSPQAELDLLENDERLDALLERLEEGETLNAEEQSWVDAKLDRIDELMQKLGLSYDDEDEEEEEEKQEDMMRLLKGGN, encoded by the coding sequence ATGAAAAAACCGACCTCCGCTGCAGGCGCTAAACGTCCTGCTAAAGCACGCCGCAAAACGCGCGAAGAACTGAATCAGGAAGCGCGCGATCGCAAACGCGAGAAAAAACATCGTGGTCATGCTGCGGGTAGCCGCGCGAGTGGCGGTACTTCGGGCGCGTCTGCGAATAACAAGCAGCAGAAAGACCCGCGTATCGGCAGTAAAAAACCGGTTCCATTAGGCGTGACCGATGCCCCGGTCACCAGGCAGCACAAACCGAAGAGCGAGAAACCTATGCTTTCACCGCAGGCTGAGCTGGATTTGCTGGAGAATGATGAGCGCCTGGACGCGCTGCTGGAACGTCTTGAAGAGGGCGAAACCCTGAATGCCGAAGAGCAGTCATGGGTAGATGCCAAACTGGATCGCATCGATGAACTGATGCAGAAGCTTGGCCTCTCTTACGACGATGAAGACGAAGAGGAAGAAGAAGAGAAACAGGAAGACATGATGCGCCTGTTGAAAGGTGGAAACTAA